Genomic DNA from Acidobacteriota bacterium:
GCCAGGTCCAGATTGACCTTCTCCCGGTGGCGCACCAGGGGCACCGTCTCCTCCAGGGCGTTGAGCATGCCGAGGCCCAGCAGGTCGACCTTGATGATGCCCAGATCGGCGCAATCGTCCTTGTCCCATTGCACCACCGTGCGGCCGTCCATGGCCGCCGGCTCCAGGGGCACCACCTCGTCCAGCCGGCCGGCGGCGATGATCATGCCGCCGGAGTGCTGGCCCAGGTGCCGGGGCAGATTCTGGATCCGCTGCCAGAGCTGGGCGAAGAGGCGGATGCGCGGCTCTGCCGGATCGAAACCGGCGGCGGTGATCTCCCGTTCCAGGTCCTTCTCGTCGCCGCGGCTGCGGTCGTAGCTGAAGCGGCCCAGCTGCTTCGACAGCCGATCCACTTGCGCCGACGAATAACCCAGGGCCTTGGCCACCTCCCGCGCCGCGGAGCGGTCCCGATAGGTGATGACGTTGGCGGTCATGGCGGCGCCGTGGGGACCGTAGCGCTCGTAGACGTAGCGGATGACCTTCTCCCGCTGCTCGCCGGAGGGCAGGTCGAGGTCGATGTCCGGCCACTCACCGCGCTCTTCGGAGAGAAAGCGCTCGAAGAGCAGCTCCATCTTCACCGGATCCACGGCGGTGATGGAGAGGGCGTAGCACACCGCGCTATTGGCGGCGGAGCCGCGGCCCTGGACCAGAATGCCCTGGCGCAGGCAGAAGCGCACGATGTCCCAGACGATGAGGAAATAGCCCGCCAGCTCGAGCTTCTCGATCATCGCCAGCTCCTTCTCGATCTGCGCTTGAGCGCGGGCGGTGAGGGGCCGGAAGCGCGCCCGGGCACCGTTCCAGGCGACGTGGCGCAGGTAGGAGGCCGGCGTCTCCCCCGGTGGCAGGGGATAGTCGGGGAAGCGGTAGCCCAGGTCGGCGAGGGTGAAGTCCAGCTCCCGGGCCAGCTCCACGCCATGCCCCAGGGCCTGGGGCAAATCGGCGAACAGGCGTCCCATCTCGGCGGCGTTTTTCAGATGGCGCTGGCGGTGGGCCGTCAGCAGTCGTCCGGCGGCGTCCAGATGGGTGCGGTGGCGCAGGGCGGTGAGGACGTCGTGGAGGGCCTTGTCCTCCGGGCGGGCGTAGGCCACCGCGTTGGTGGCCAGCAGCGGCAGCCGGCAGCGCCGGGCGAGCTCCACCAGCGCCTGGTTGCGATGTTCCTCCTCGCGCCGCTGGTGGCGCTGGAGCTCTACGTGGAGGCGTTCTCCGAAGGTGCCCCGGAGCCGCTCCAGCAGTCGTCCGGCAGCCTCCGGGCCGTGCTGCATCAGGGTGCGGGCGAGGGGGCCCTCGGCGCCGCCGGTGAGGCAGTGCAGGCCGGCGGCGTGGGCGCAGACGGTCTCCCAATCCACCTGCGCTTCGCCCTTCGGCCGGCCGCGGGCGGCGGCGGTGAGCAGCCGGCAGAGATTGCGGTAGCCCTCGGCGCTACCCACCAGCAGGGTCAGCCGGTCGTGGGAGTCGGCGTGGCGGGCCGCCGGTGGCCGCCCCTCGCCCTCCCGCTGCTCCGGCAGGAGCCCGGCCGGGCCGCGACGCCGATTCGCCGCCAGCGCCCGGGCGGTGGGGGAGGGCTCCGGCGCCAGCACCACCTCCGCCCCCACCAGCGGCTTGATCCCCGCCTCCCGCGCCGCCTTGTAGAAGCGCGGCGCGCCGTAAACCCCGTTGACGTCCACCAGCGCCGCCGCCGGCAGCTCCAGCTCCGCCGCCCGGGCCACCAGATCCTCCGGCTGGGAGGCTCCATCCAAGAAAGAAAAAGCCGACGCCGCCCGTAGCTCCACGTACTGATCGGTCCCGCGGTGACCACCCCGCCCGCGCCGATACCGCCGTTTGCGCAAGGCTTCCTTGCGGGCTCCGGGGGAGGTACGCAGATGCTTGAGGGAGTATCCGAAATCCCGGGAAGGTGCTCCGGTGGGAGCCCCCGAGGTGCTCTGCTGGGGCTCCGAAGAAGGTTCCAAAGGAGGCTCCGAAGAGGGAGGATCATGGGGTGGAGGATCTCGCCGGCTCACGTCTACTAGTCTAGGCGTAAATAGGGCGTAAATCAATTCTCTCGGGCCTGGGGTCAGCGGCCCAGCGAGAAGGCGCTCAGGCCTCGGCACTGCTGGCCACCGCAGGCGGGGGATCCGGAGCGGCG
This window encodes:
- a CDS encoding error-prone DNA polymerase — translated: MEPSSEPQQSTSGAPTGAPSRDFGYSLKHLRTSPGARKEALRKRRYRRGRGGHRGTDQYVELRAASAFSFLDGASQPEDLVARAAELELPAAALVDVNGVYGAPRFYKAAREAGIKPLVGAEVVLAPEPSPTARALAANRRRGPAGLLPEQREGEGRPPAARHADSHDRLTLLVGSAEGYRNLCRLLTAAARGRPKGEAQVDWETVCAHAAGLHCLTGGAEGPLARTLMQHGPEAAGRLLERLRGTFGERLHVELQRHQRREEEHRNQALVELARRCRLPLLATNAVAYARPEDKALHDVLTALRHRTHLDAAGRLLTAHRQRHLKNAAEMGRLFADLPQALGHGVELARELDFTLADLGYRFPDYPLPPGETPASYLRHVAWNGARARFRPLTARAQAQIEKELAMIEKLELAGYFLIVWDIVRFCLRQGILVQGRGSAANSAVCYALSITAVDPVKMELLFERFLSEERGEWPDIDLDLPSGEQREKVIRYVYERYGPHGAAMTANVITYRDRSAAREVAKALGYSSAQVDRLSKQLGRFSYDRSRGDEKDLEREITAAGFDPAEPRIRLFAQLWQRIQNLPRHLGQHSGGMIIAAGRLDEVVPLEPAAMDGRTVVQWDKDDCADLGIIKVDLLGLGMLNALEETVPLVRHREKVNLDLAHLPPDDPKTFEMLRQADTVGVFQVESRAQMASLPRNNPQRFYDLVVQVAIIRPGPIVGGMVHPFFERRQGRQPVDYLHPSLKPILERTLGVPLFQEQLLRIAMVAAGFSGGEAEELRRAMGFKRSAERMEAIEKRLRAGMEERGIRGATQDQIVQSITSFALYGFPESHAASFALIAYASAYLKAHHPTAFLIGLLNAWPMGFYHPATLIQDARRHGVEVLPIDVQRSGWRCRWEDRPKRRRYPGAPAGAVRLGLRYVRGLRRESGEAIAQAQPFASLEQLAHRCGLRRKELDLLAQVGALRGFGHSRREALWQVARVSKDAGELYRHEPDTAPSPLPEMSNVDRMIADYEGTGLTTGAHPLTHLRPRLADLGVVPAAVLPRMQPGTRVKVAGSVIVRQRPGTASGILFITVEDETGMAQAIVRPDLLQRQRQIIVGSPGLIVEGELQSRDGSWSILGQEFAPLREVLETPSHDFR